In Anaerolineales bacterium, one DNA window encodes the following:
- a CDS encoding alpha/beta hydrolase, whose translation MDAILIHGMGRTPLAMSILAVRLRASNIRTHLFGYSVTFERWDTCVQRFENFIEKRVKTNDFIIVGHSLGTVLTRAVVPRLSHKPVACFFLAPPAQVCKAARTFVHRRMVKLLIGEIGQVLADKQFMDTLPLPDVPTKIYAGISGPRGRYSPFGEEPNDGLLAVKETLLPSVPVQTVPAIHTFIMNSKMVAEDIVRLAGPAQFHEE comes from the coding sequence ATGGATGCGATCCTTATTCACGGAATGGGAAGAACTCCGCTGGCCATGTCGATTTTGGCGGTACGGCTGCGCGCCTCGAATATTCGAACCCACCTCTTCGGCTACTCGGTCACCTTTGAACGCTGGGATACCTGCGTCCAAAGGTTCGAAAATTTCATCGAGAAACGCGTCAAAACAAACGACTTTATTATTGTCGGTCATTCCCTTGGAACGGTGCTGACACGCGCCGTAGTACCCCGGCTGTCTCACAAACCGGTAGCCTGCTTCTTCCTGGCTCCCCCGGCGCAAGTCTGCAAGGCGGCGCGTACCTTTGTCCACCGTCGCATGGTTAAATTGTTGATCGGCGAAATCGGACAGGTCCTTGCCGACAAACAATTCATGGACACATTACCGTTGCCGGACGTGCCAACCAAGATATACGCCGGGATCTCAGGTCCGCGCGGGCGTTACTCACCGTTTGGGGAGGAGCCGAATGATGGCCTGCTGGCAGTCAAAGAGACTCTTTTACCAAGTGTTCCCGTGCAAACCGTCCCTGCGATCCATACCTTTATCATGAACTCAAAGATGGTTGCCGAAGATATTGTGAGGCTTGCAGGTCCCGCTCAATTTCATGAAGAATAA
- the serC gene encoding 3-phosphoserine/phosphohydroxythreonine transaminase, which translates to MSDVKRVYNFNPGPGVLPLEVLQEAQAELLDFKGTGMSVMEISHRSKEFETVIQTAEADLRELLGIPANYKVMFLQGGATLQFAMLPMNLRTAGASADYIVTGSWSKTAVKEARKLGAVHVAATTEADGFNGFPASLDLKPDAAYLHFTSNETIHGVEYFTEPTPPAGVPLVCDMSSDFISRPIDVSKYALIYAGAQKNAGPSGTTVVIIRDDMLERVPENLPVMLDYKTLAASGSLHNTPPSFAIYMVGLVFKWAKKQGGLAAVEKTNRTKADLVYKAIDGSGGFYRGHARPAARSLMNIPFRLPSEELEDAFAKQAKSAGLIGLKGHRSVGGMRASIYNAMTVEGTQALVKFMKEFQKKNG; encoded by the coding sequence ATGTCTGATGTAAAGCGTGTCTATAATTTCAATCCCGGTCCCGGTGTTTTGCCGTTGGAAGTGTTGCAGGAAGCCCAGGCGGAGTTGCTCGATTTTAAGGGGACGGGCATGTCGGTGATGGAGATCAGCCACCGCTCGAAGGAGTTCGAGACGGTCATCCAGACTGCAGAAGCGGATCTGCGCGAACTGCTCGGCATTCCCGCCAACTATAAGGTGATGTTTTTGCAGGGCGGCGCGACGCTGCAATTTGCGATGCTGCCGATGAACCTGCGCACGGCGGGTGCTTCCGCCGATTACATTGTGACGGGTTCGTGGAGCAAGACGGCGGTGAAGGAAGCCAGGAAACTCGGCGCGGTGCATGTCGCCGCCACCACCGAAGCGGACGGATTCAACGGTTTCCCCGCCTCGCTCGACCTCAAGCCTGATGCCGCGTACTTGCATTTCACGTCCAACGAGACGATTCACGGCGTGGAATATTTCACGGAGCCGACGCCTCCCGCCGGCGTGCCGCTGGTCTGTGACATGTCATCCGATTTCATCAGCCGCCCGATCGATGTTTCCAAGTATGCGTTGATCTACGCAGGCGCGCAGAAGAACGCGGGTCCATCGGGGACGACGGTGGTCATCATCCGCGACGATATGCTGGAGCGCGTGCCCGAGAACCTGCCCGTGATGCTGGATTACAAGACTCTTGCCGCGAGCGGTTCGCTGCATAATACGCCGCCTTCGTTCGCCATCTACATGGTGGGACTGGTCTTCAAGTGGGCGAAGAAGCAAGGCGGTCTCGCCGCCGTTGAGAAGACCAACCGCACCAAGGCGGACCTGGTCTACAAAGCCATTGACGGGAGCGGCGGTTTCTACCGCGGGCATGCCAGGCCCGCAGCGCGTTCGTTGATGAACATCCCCTTCCGTTTGCCGAGCGAGGAGTTGGAAGATGCCTTCGCGAAGCAGGCCAAGAGCGCGGGGCTGATCGGCCTTAAGGGACATCGCTCCGTGGGCGGGATGCGCGCTTCGATCTACAATGCCATGACGGTGGAAGGCACGCAGGCGCTGGTGAAATTCATGAAGGAATTTCAGAAGAAGAACGGGTGA
- a CDS encoding hydroxyacid dehydrogenase → MKVLICDKTEKEYIERMRAAGLSVDVRDDITPEDLMTTLPAYDGMVVRSRTNVRKDLIDACPNLKVIVRGGAGLDTIDHEYAKSKGIAVMNTPLANSASVAELAIGYMLMLARSLYKASETMKAEKWEKKAFTGDEIGSKTLGLIGIGNIGRETAKRAIAMGMTVLAYDPYVNEADGIKLVALDKLLAQSDYISLHLPKTKESTGMIGKEQFAKMKDGVRIVNCARGGIIDENALYEALTSGKVAGAALDVFAEEPPTDWKLARLDNVIASPHIGAATREAQARVGAEVAEKLIAFSKNGK, encoded by the coding sequence ATGAAAGTACTGATCTGCGACAAGACCGAAAAGGAATATATCGAACGGATGCGCGCTGCGGGTCTCAGCGTGGATGTCCGCGATGACATCACCCCCGAAGACCTGATGACCACCCTCCCCGCCTACGACGGCATGGTCGTGCGTTCGCGTACCAATGTCCGCAAAGACCTGATCGACGCCTGCCCCAACCTCAAGGTCATCGTGCGCGGCGGCGCGGGACTCGACACCATCGACCACGAATACGCCAAATCAAAAGGCATTGCGGTCATGAACACCCCGCTGGCCAACTCCGCATCCGTGGCGGAACTGGCCATCGGCTACATGCTCATGCTGGCGCGCTCGCTCTACAAAGCATCAGAAACCATGAAAGCTGAAAAATGGGAAAAGAAAGCCTTCACCGGCGACGAAATCGGCAGCAAGACGCTGGGCTTGATCGGCATCGGCAACATCGGCAGGGAAACCGCCAAACGCGCCATCGCCATGGGCATGACTGTGCTTGCCTACGATCCGTACGTCAATGAGGCCGACGGCATCAAACTGGTGGCGTTGGATAAACTACTCGCCCAGTCCGATTACATCAGCCTGCACCTGCCCAAGACCAAGGAGTCCACGGGCATGATCGGTAAAGAACAATTCGCTAAAATGAAGGACGGCGTCCGCATCGTCAACTGCGCGCGCGGCGGCATCATCGATGAGAACGCCCTCTACGAAGCACTGACCAGCGGCAAGGTCGCCGGCGCGGCGCTGGATGTCTTCGCCGAGGAGCCGCCCACCGACTGGAAACTCGCCAGGCTGGATAACGTCATTGCCTCCCCGCACATCGGCGCAGCCACCAGGGAAGCCCAGGCCCGCGTCGGCGCGGAAGTGGCGGAGAAGTTGATCGCGTTCTCGAAGAACGGCAAGTAG
- a CDS encoding DUF1015 domain-containing protein: protein MKIISDIGIQIPQVYLPKAGVDLKKWAVIACDQFTSEPEYWHDVEKIVGDAPSTLNLTFPEVHLEKPGEEARIQSIQLAMRSYLEEGILQPHDGFVYVERTINGKTRNGVMLCLDLERYDYNKGSSSLIRATEGTIVDRLPPRIKIREGAALEFPHILVLIDDPNHTVIEPLTTAKQNFEKLYDFDLMLDSGHLAGYAVNAEFEHGIVEALRGLANPETFAAKYDVSKDEPVLLFAMGDGNHSLATAKAIWEKNKSQVGPDHPSRYALVEIENVHDEALEFEPIHRVLFGLKKDIFAGMQAFFGRNFSYTPAASGADMIQRVDNADGQKQQAIGLVGGGKQFGVVEIANPSSNLAVGTIQPFLDGFLKDGGAEKIDYVHGEDVVERLALQNGNAGFYLAGMHKDELFKTVILDGALPRKTFSLGEAHEKRFYMEGRKIS from the coding sequence ATGAAGATCATCAGCGATATCGGTATTCAAATTCCGCAGGTGTATTTACCCAAGGCAGGTGTTGACCTGAAGAAATGGGCGGTCATCGCGTGTGACCAGTTCACATCCGAGCCGGAGTACTGGCATGACGTGGAGAAGATCGTGGGGGATGCGCCTTCGACCCTGAACCTGACCTTCCCCGAAGTGCATCTGGAAAAACCAGGCGAGGAGGCACGTATTCAAAGCATCCAACTGGCGATGCGCAGCTACCTGGAGGAGGGCATCCTTCAACCGCACGATGGATTTGTCTATGTGGAACGCACGATCAATGGAAAAACGCGCAATGGCGTGATGCTCTGCCTCGACCTTGAACGTTATGACTACAACAAAGGCTCCTCCAGCCTGATCCGCGCCACCGAAGGGACGATCGTGGACCGCCTGCCTCCCCGCATCAAGATCCGCGAAGGTGCGGCGCTGGAATTTCCCCACATATTGGTGTTGATCGACGACCCGAACCACACCGTCATCGAACCGTTGACGACGGCAAAACAAAATTTCGAGAAGTTGTACGATTTTGACCTGATGCTGGACAGCGGTCACTTGGCTGGGTACGCGGTGAATGCCGAATTTGAGCATGGAATCGTCGAAGCCCTGCGCGGACTTGCCAACCCCGAAACCTTCGCTGCGAAATATGATGTCAGCAAGGATGAGCCCGTATTGCTCTTCGCAATGGGCGACGGCAATCATTCGCTTGCCACCGCCAAAGCCATTTGGGAGAAGAACAAATCCCAGGTCGGCCCGGATCATCCCTCGCGCTATGCGCTGGTGGAGATCGAGAATGTCCACGATGAAGCGTTGGAATTCGAGCCAATTCACCGCGTGCTGTTCGGCTTAAAGAAGGATATCTTCGCCGGGATGCAGGCGTTCTTTGGCAGGAATTTCAGTTACACCCCTGCCGCCAGCGGAGCGGATATGATCCAGCGGGTGGATAATGCCGATGGTCAGAAGCAGCAGGCTATCGGTCTGGTAGGAGGCGGGAAGCAGTTCGGCGTGGTCGAGATCGCGAATCCATCATCCAATCTGGCGGTCGGCACGATCCAACCCTTCCTCGACGGCTTCCTGAAAGACGGCGGCGCGGAGAAGATCGATTACGTGCATGGCGAGGACGTAGTGGAACGGCTGGCTTTGCAGAACGGCAATGCGGGCTTTTATCTGGCCGGCATGCACAAGGATGAACTGTTCAAGACAGTGATACTTGACGGGGCGCTGCCGCGCAAGACGTTCTCGCTGGGCGAAGCGCATGAGAAGCGGTTTTACATGGAAGGGAGAAAGATCTCATAG
- a CDS encoding membrane dipeptidase, producing the protein MHPILVDAHADIAYNMLRFERDYTRPAAETRRLEAGTQTVLDNEDTLLGWDDYQRGRVAVVFSTLFATPLRFRKSQNEKLVYKNFDEAHDLYREQLLAYHRMTDSTPHKFRLVASSSDLNLILNHWQTPGESGHPVGMVVLMEGAEGVRHPSELGEWYELGVRLIGPAWVGTRYCGGWREPGPLTGDGRELLAAMADTNFILDLSHMDERAAVEALDIYEGPIVATHANCAALLPNSNSNRHLSDRILEGIIGRDGAVGVVPFNTYLKVGWLSGKNPRTEVPLEYVANHIDHICQLAGDSLHAGIGTDFDGGFGVQSVPPEIDTIADLQNLVSLLQARGYSKTDIENIFSANWLSRLKKKLP; encoded by the coding sequence ATGCATCCCATCCTTGTTGACGCCCACGCAGACATTGCCTATAACATGCTGCGGTTCGAACGCGATTATACGCGTCCCGCCGCGGAAACGCGCCGCCTCGAAGCAGGCACGCAAACCGTGCTGGATAACGAAGATACCCTGCTCGGCTGGGATGATTACCAGCGCGGGCGTGTCGCAGTTGTTTTTTCCACGCTCTTTGCAACCCCGCTTCGTTTTCGCAAATCTCAAAACGAAAAATTGGTCTATAAAAATTTTGACGAAGCGCATGACCTGTATCGCGAACAACTGCTGGCGTATCACCGCATGACCGATTCCACTCCACATAAATTCCGCCTCGTCGCCTCCTCCTCCGACCTGAACCTGATTTTGAACCATTGGCAGACTCCCGGCGAAAGCGGACATCCCGTCGGCATGGTCGTCCTCATGGAAGGCGCGGAGGGTGTGCGTCATCCGTCCGAATTGGGGGAGTGGTACGAACTGGGCGTGCGGCTGATCGGTCCCGCCTGGGTGGGGACTCGCTACTGCGGCGGCTGGCGTGAACCCGGTCCGCTCACCGGGGATGGACGCGAATTGCTGGCCGCCATGGCCGATACCAATTTCATCCTCGATCTCAGCCACATGGACGAACGCGCCGCGGTCGAAGCGCTGGATATCTACGAAGGTCCCATCGTTGCCACGCACGCCAATTGCGCGGCGCTCCTACCCAATTCGAACAGCAACCGTCATTTATCAGACCGCATCCTCGAAGGCATCATCGGGCGTGACGGTGCCGTGGGGGTTGTCCCGTTCAACACCTATCTCAAAGTCGGCTGGCTGTCGGGAAAAAATCCCCGCACAGAAGTTCCGCTGGAGTACGTCGCCAATCATATTGACCACATCTGCCAGCTGGCCGGGGATTCGCTGCATGCCGGCATCGGCACGGATTTCGACGGCGGGTTTGGCGTGCAATCCGTGCCGCCCGAGATCGATACGATTGCCGATCTGCAAAATCTGGTATCCTTGTTGCAGGCGCGCGGCTATTCAAAAACGGATATTGAAAACATCTTTAGCGCCAACTGGCTGTCGCGCCTGAAAAAAAAACTGCCTTAA
- a CDS encoding S1 RNA-binding domain-containing protein, which yields MDQNEALSGAAGAQGDQNHQTMESLLESESLSVELPQTGEIRKGTIASIGSNQILISIGAKSEGVVAGRELEQLTEEERAELTVGQEVNVFVVHPEDQNGNVVLSFKRAQEQMSWENVEKMIADETVIDTKIIGFNKGGLIVAVGNLRGFVPSSQISATRRTQSSGDTPEQRWQKMVGQPISVRIIEVDRERRRLILSERAASSESRASMKDRVIGELEEGQTYTGRVTSLADFGAFVNVNGADGLVHLSELSWDRLAHPREILEVGQDVQVKVINIDREKKRIGLSIRALQDDPWKDRVEKFSVGQLVEGVITRLTKFGAFARLEGDIEGLIHISELSENRVEHPKEVLKEGDVKTLRVIRIDTDQHRIGLSLRKVDSAAFADKDFKMLTQELNEQDEKAQPEAGQAAESRPAESQAEESPDNEENKE from the coding sequence ATGGATCAAAATGAAGCCCTGAGCGGGGCAGCAGGCGCGCAGGGAGACCAGAATCATCAAACCATGGAGTCACTGCTTGAATCAGAATCCTTAAGTGTTGAATTGCCCCAGACGGGCGAAATCCGCAAGGGTACGATTGCGAGCATTGGCTCTAATCAGATTCTGATCAGCATCGGTGCAAAGTCGGAAGGTGTGGTTGCGGGACGCGAGTTGGAACAACTCACCGAGGAGGAGCGCGCCGAACTTACAGTGGGACAGGAAGTTAATGTTTTTGTGGTTCACCCCGAAGACCAGAATGGCAATGTTGTCCTGTCCTTTAAACGCGCCCAGGAGCAGATGTCCTGGGAAAATGTTGAGAAGATGATCGCCGATGAGACCGTGATCGATACCAAGATCATCGGTTTCAACAAGGGCGGTTTGATCGTTGCCGTCGGCAATTTGCGCGGCTTTGTTCCCTCCTCGCAGATCAGCGCCACGCGCCGTACACAATCCTCGGGCGATACGCCTGAACAACGCTGGCAGAAAATGGTCGGACAGCCGATCTCCGTGCGCATCATCGAGGTGGACCGCGAACGCCGCCGCCTGATCCTTTCTGAACGCGCCGCCAGCAGCGAATCGCGCGCTTCGATGAAAGACCGCGTCATCGGTGAATTGGAAGAGGGCCAGACCTACACCGGGCGCGTCACCAGCCTCGCCGACTTTGGCGCATTCGTCAACGTCAATGGCGCGGACGGTCTCGTGCATCTCTCCGAGCTTTCATGGGACCGCCTCGCGCATCCCAGGGAAATCCTGGAAGTGGGGCAGGATGTGCAGGTCAAGGTGATCAACATTGACCGTGAGAAGAAGCGCATCGGTCTCTCGATCCGTGCGTTGCAGGATGACCCGTGGAAGGACCGCGTGGAAAAATTCAGCGTCGGGCAGCTTGTGGAGGGTGTCATCACCCGCCTGACCAAATTCGGCGCATTTGCCCGTCTCGAAGGCGATATCGAAGGTCTCATCCACATCTCCGAGTTAAGCGAGAACCGCGTCGAACATCCCAAGGAAGTCCTCAAGGAGGGTGACGTCAAAACCCTGCGCGTCATCCGCATCGATACGGACCAGCACCGCATCGGCTTGAGCCTTCGCAAAGTGGACTCGGCCGCCTTTGCCGACAAGGACTTCAAAATGCTCACGCAGGAACTGAACGAGCAGGACGAGAAAGCCCAGCCTGAGGCAGGCCAGGCCGCGGAAAGCCGGCCGGCAGAAAGTCAAGCCGAAGAAAGCCCGGACAACGAAGAAAACAAGGAATAA
- a CDS encoding ATP-binding protein — MPAIFPFTAIVGQERMKRALILNAVDTRIGGVLIRGERGTAKSTAARALAALLPKVQIVQECRFGCDPDKPATWCTECKERASSNKKLPTAERTTPFINLPVSATEDRVVGTLDIEKAIQKGERHFEPGVLASANRGLLYIDEVNLLDDHVVDILLDSAAMGVNTVEREGISFAHPARFILVGTMNPEEGDLRPQLLDRFALSMDIVGIRDARERMTIMERNIAFEKDAEAFRKHWLPKEEELSKKIARARELVEQVTYTSRDLLSIAALTASLNVDGHRADLVILKAARAEAAFEGRTKINDHDIALAAELALPHRIKRTPFQQAEMTTEQLQERIEQLAGQSMPSEADDESESEQDGETEEKKT, encoded by the coding sequence ATGCCCGCCATTTTTCCCTTCACTGCCATCGTTGGACAGGAGCGCATGAAACGCGCTCTTATTCTGAATGCCGTTGATACCCGCATAGGCGGCGTACTGATCCGCGGCGAACGCGGCACAGCCAAATCCACTGCGGCAAGAGCATTAGCCGCGTTGCTTCCCAAAGTGCAGATCGTGCAGGAGTGCCGCTTCGGGTGTGATCCCGACAAGCCCGCCACCTGGTGTACTGAATGCAAGGAACGCGCCTCGTCCAATAAAAAACTTCCCACTGCCGAGCGCACCACACCCTTTATCAACCTGCCCGTCTCCGCCACCGAAGACCGCGTGGTCGGCACGCTGGATATCGAAAAAGCCATTCAAAAGGGCGAACGCCATTTCGAGCCGGGCGTGCTCGCTTCCGCCAACCGCGGCCTGCTTTACATCGACGAAGTCAACCTGCTCGACGACCATGTGGTGGACATCCTGCTCGACTCAGCCGCCATGGGCGTAAACACGGTCGAACGCGAGGGCATTTCCTTTGCCCATCCGGCGCGCTTCATTCTTGTCGGGACGATGAATCCTGAAGAGGGAGATCTGCGCCCTCAATTGCTGGACCGCTTCGCCCTCTCGATGGACATTGTCGGCATCCGCGACGCACGCGAACGCATGACCATCATGGAACGCAATATCGCCTTTGAAAAGGATGCGGAAGCCTTCCGCAAGCACTGGCTTCCCAAGGAAGAAGAACTCTCGAAGAAGATCGCCCGCGCGCGTGAACTCGTGGAACAGGTCACCTACACCAGCCGCGACCTGCTCTCCATCGCCGCATTGACCGCTTCGCTCAATGTGGACGGCCACCGCGCCGACCTCGTCATCCTCAAAGCCGCGCGCGCCGAAGCCGCCTTTGAAGGCAGGACGAAGATCAATGATCACGACATCGCTCTCGCCGCCGAACTGGCGCTGCCACACCGTATCAAACGCACACCCTTCCAGCAGGCTGAAATGACCACCGAACAATTGCAGGAACGCATCGAGCAGCTGGCCGGTCAGTCCATGCCAAGCGAAGCGGATGATGAATCCGAAAGCGAACAGGACGGCGAAACCGAGGAAAAAAAAACTTAA
- a CDS encoding VWA domain-containing protein — MQQQEVFASSNANWWDGGQKVKAGETFQPRRLNTPLDKLTRKKAGRRSLTKTERKHGRYIKARPAGENLTDIAFDATFRAAAPFQKQRTEERKKLAFSIKKGDLQRKVRIKRVANLVLFLVDASWSMAVAERMNATKGAILSLLTDAYQRRDRVGLIVFQKDRATLVLSPTNSIQLAQRALMDIPVGGKTPLSAGLFMAHDVLTHEKHIHPDVEPLLIVLTDGAGNVSIGTLPPQEESFKFAELIANEKTRSVVINMEHAAFDQGLAQQLADHLEAPCYSLSELKAESLYNAVVDEMSKPAKK, encoded by the coding sequence ATGCAGCAGCAGGAAGTCTTTGCGAGTTCCAATGCGAATTGGTGGGACGGCGGACAAAAAGTGAAGGCAGGCGAGACCTTCCAGCCGCGCAGATTGAATACCCCGCTCGATAAATTGACCAGAAAAAAGGCCGGCAGGCGGTCACTGACCAAAACCGAGCGCAAGCATGGCCGCTATATCAAAGCGCGCCCCGCGGGCGAAAACCTCACAGACATCGCCTTCGATGCCACCTTTCGCGCGGCGGCCCCTTTCCAAAAACAACGAACCGAAGAAAGAAAAAAATTAGCCTTTTCGATCAAGAAAGGTGATTTACAACGCAAGGTCCGCATAAAGCGCGTGGCAAACCTTGTCCTTTTCCTTGTGGATGCTTCGTGGTCCATGGCGGTTGCCGAACGCATGAATGCCACGAAGGGCGCGATCCTTTCGCTGCTGACGGACGCCTATCAACGCCGCGACCGCGTCGGGCTCATCGTCTTTCAGAAGGACCGCGCCACATTGGTCTTGTCCCCAACCAATTCCATCCAACTTGCGCAGCGCGCCTTGATGGACATCCCCGTCGGCGGCAAGACGCCGCTCTCCGCGGGGTTGTTCATGGCACATGATGTGCTGACCCATGAGAAACACATCCATCCGGACGTGGAACCGCTTCTGATCGTGTTGACCGACGGGGCGGGGAATGTATCCATTGGCACCCTGCCGCCGCAGGAGGAATCCTTCAAATTTGCGGAACTCATCGCGAACGAAAAGACGCGTTCCGTGGTCATCAACATGGAGCACGCCGCCTTCGACCAGGGTCTCGCCCAGCAACTGGCGGATCATCTCGAAGCGCCGTGCTATTCGCTCAGTGAATTGAAGGCGGAAAGTTTGTACAATGCGGTGGTGGATGAGATGTCCAAGCCGGCGAAGAAATAA
- a CDS encoding FAD-binding oxidoreductase, with amino-acid sequence MFFSNTPRPESLKAVADVNLIPFWLDNPDKPENAPSLTAKIQTDLAVIGGGFTGLWTALQAKQADPDRDVVLLEAGEVAIGASGRNGGFCAASLTHSFQNGRNRWEKELAKLIQLGDQNLDGIEATIKEFNIECDFIRSGEINIANEEYQIEELREEAEESAQYGLQIRFLEQSEARKRIHSPSFLAAIHDPSIAMIDPAKLAWGLRRACLSLGVRLYESTQVRALEEKRVAKHVLLKTPRGEVEAKRVALATNAFPPLLKRLSFYVVPVYDYVLMTEPLSKSQRDSIGWHGREGLSDNGNQFHYSQMTADGRILWGGYDAIYYRNNGVAPHLENRPASFGLLAEHFFQTFPQLEGLRFTHAWGGVIDTCSRYTAFWGKTYGGNVAYAMGYTGLGVGASRFGAQVMLDLLDDKKTERTDLQMVKTKPFLFPPEPFRSPIINFTRWSLDQADKNGGRRNLWLKTLDALGLGFDS; translated from the coding sequence ATGTTTTTCTCGAACACGCCGCGCCCTGAAAGCCTTAAAGCGGTCGCGGATGTGAATTTGATCCCCTTCTGGCTGGATAACCCCGACAAGCCGGAAAACGCCCCGTCTCTGACAGCTAAAATCCAAACCGACCTTGCCGTCATCGGCGGGGGCTTTACCGGTCTGTGGACGGCTTTGCAGGCCAAGCAAGCCGACCCGGACCGTGATGTCGTCCTGCTCGAAGCGGGGGAAGTGGCGATCGGTGCGAGCGGACGCAACGGCGGGTTCTGTGCCGCATCGCTGACGCATTCTTTTCAGAACGGCAGGAATCGCTGGGAAAAGGAACTTGCCAAACTGATTCAACTCGGCGACCAAAATCTCGACGGTATCGAAGCGACCATCAAAGAGTTCAACATCGAGTGCGATTTCATCCGTTCGGGCGAGATCAATATCGCCAACGAGGAATATCAGATTGAAGAACTGCGCGAGGAAGCCGAAGAGTCCGCGCAGTACGGGTTGCAGATTCGATTTCTCGAACAGAGTGAGGCTCGCAAGCGCATCCATTCCCCTTCATTTCTCGCCGCCATTCATGACCCGTCCATTGCGATGATCGATCCCGCCAAACTTGCGTGGGGTTTGAGGCGGGCATGCCTGAGCCTTGGAGTCCGCTTGTATGAGAGCACGCAGGTTAGGGCGTTGGAAGAGAAGCGTGTCGCGAAGCACGTCCTCCTTAAAACCCCGCGTGGCGAAGTCGAAGCCAAACGGGTTGCGCTTGCAACCAATGCCTTCCCGCCTTTGCTTAAACGGCTATCGTTTTATGTCGTGCCTGTTTACGATTATGTGCTGATGACCGAGCCGCTTTCAAAGTCGCAGCGCGACTCCATCGGCTGGCACGGGCGCGAAGGGCTGAGCGACAACGGCAATCAATTCCATTATTCGCAGATGACGGCGGATGGGCGCATTCTGTGGGGCGGATACGACGCCATCTACTATCGGAATAACGGTGTCGCACCGCACCTCGAAAACCGCCCCGCCTCCTTCGGACTTTTGGCGGAGCACTTCTTCCAGACCTTTCCCCAGCTCGAAGGACTCCGTTTCACGCACGCCTGGGGCGGCGTGATCGATACCTGTTCGCGTTACACAGCCTTTTGGGGCAAAACGTACGGCGGTAACGTTGCGTATGCAATGGGTTACACAGGGTTGGGTGTGGGCGCATCCCGCTTTGGCGCACAAGTGATGCTTGATTTGCTTGATGATAAAAAGACCGAACGCACTGACTTGCAAATGGTGAAAACCAAACCGTTTCTCTTTCCGCCCGAACCCTTCCGTTCGCCAATTATCAACTTCACGCGCTGGTCGCTCGATCAGGCCGACAAAAACGGCGGGCGCAGAAATCTCTGGTTGAAAACTCTGGATGCCTTGGGGCTGGGGTTTGATTCGTAA
- a CDS encoding transglycosylase SLT domain-containing protein — protein sequence MPRARSTKTYRQTAATLHDEGSGCLSGFALVPLAVIFISALLASFAWKTTPLPANPPALDSPILMDSPPDPIPAGISSIFRVEVLYWADSISGWAATSNLNPNLVATIMQIESCGNPRAISSAGAMGLFQVMPYHFSTTDNPYNPDTNAARGLAYLVRSLEAANGNARLAMAGYNGGISIIQRGESTWSAQTKRYVQFGAPIYNDATSGLESSNALNDWYSRYGVSLCKEASKRLGLP from the coding sequence ATGCCCCGCGCTCGCTCCACAAAAACATATCGGCAAACAGCCGCAACCTTGCACGACGAAGGAAGCGGCTGTTTGTCCGGTTTTGCCCTCGTCCCGCTGGCCGTCATTTTTATCAGCGCCCTGCTGGCATCCTTCGCCTGGAAAACAACACCCCTTCCAGCCAATCCACCAGCTCTGGATTCACCGATCCTGATGGATTCTCCGCCCGATCCCATCCCAGCCGGCATTTCCTCCATCTTTAGAGTGGAGGTGCTCTATTGGGCGGATTCCATCTCCGGATGGGCGGCCACTTCGAATCTTAACCCGAACCTGGTCGCCACCATCATGCAGATCGAATCCTGCGGCAACCCGCGCGCCATCTCCAGCGCCGGCGCCATGGGACTGTTCCAGGTCATGCCATATCACTTTAGCACAACTGACAACCCCTACAACCCCGACACCAACGCCGCCCGCGGTCTGGCCTATCTCGTCCGCTCGCTCGAAGCCGCAAACGGCAATGCCCGCCTTGCAATGGCGGGTTATAACGGCGGCATCAGCATCATTCAGCGCGGCGAATCGACGTGGTCTGCCCAAACGAAGAGATACGTGCAATTTGGCGCGCCAATTTACAACGATGCCACCAGCGGACTTGAATCAAGTAACGCATTAAATGATTGGTATTCTAGATACGGGGTGAGTTTATGCAAGGAAGCCAGTAAAAGATTGGGCTTGCCGTAA